The Caloenas nicobarica isolate bCalNic1 chromosome 15, bCalNic1.hap1, whole genome shotgun sequence genome includes a region encoding these proteins:
- the KCNG1 gene encoding potassium voltage-gated channel subfamily G member 1, whose product MTLLPGENSDYDYSALSCASDTSFNHTFFPETETLKGVFYQRAKLIHSQEDLLKGFHPDDRKHHIIINVGGIKYLLPWTTLDEFPLTRLGQLKFCNNFDDILNICDDYDVTCNEFFFDRNPGAFRTILTFLRVGKLRLLREMCALSFQEELLYWGIEEDNLDWCCKRRYLQKMEEFTEINEREDDLIENETTGETVEETKISLCMKKLQDMVERPQSGLPGKVFACLSVLFVTITAVNLSISTMPDLREEEEKGECSQMCYNIFIVESVCVAWFSLEFLLRFIQAKSKFAFLRRPLTLIDIIAILPYYITLLVDTTSVGYKKPTSGSIYLDKVGLVLRILRALRILYVMRLARHSLGLQTLGLTARRCTREFGLLLLFLCVAIALFAPLLYVIENEMADSQEFTSIPACYWWAVITMTTVGYGDMVPRSIPGQVVALSSILSGILLMAFPVTSIFHTFSRSYIELKQEQERIMYRRAQFLLKTKSQISNASQGSDILFPSISSETRDNE is encoded by the exons ATGACTCTTCTACCTGGAGAAAATTCCGACTATGACTATAGTGCCCTGAGCTGTGCTTCGGATACTTCCTTCAATCACACATtctttccagaaacagaaaccCTTAAGGGAGTCTTCTACCAAAGAGCCAAGCTAATTCACTCTCAAGAGGATCTCCTGAAAGGCTTTCACCCTGATGATCGGAAGCATCATATTATTATAAACGTAGGGGGCATTAAGTATTTGCTCCCATGGACCACGCTTGATGAATTCCCTTTGACACGTTTGGGACAACTAAAATTCTGTAACAATTTTGATGACATTCTAAACATCTGTGACGATTACGATGTGACATGTAATGAATTCTTTTTCGACCGCAATCCAGGAGCATTCAGGACAATCCTGACCTTTTTGCGGGTTGGGAAACTTCGGCTCTTGCGGGAGATGTGTGCGCTGTCTTTCCAAGAGGAGCTGCTCTACTGGGGAATTGAGGAAGACAACTTGGACTGGTGTTGTAAAAGGAGATATCTGCAAAAAATGGAGgagtttacagaaataaatgaacGGGAGGATGACCTCatagaaaatgaaacaacaggTGAAACAGTAGAGGAGACAAAAATCAGCTTGTGCATGAAAAAGTTGCAAGACATGGTGGAAAGGCCCCAGTCTGGCCTCCCTGGAAaggtgtttgcttgtttgtctgttttatttgtaaCTATTACAGCAGTGAACTTATCCATCAGCACCATGCCTGAcctgagggaggaggaggaaaag GGCGAGTGTTCCCAGATGTGCTACAATATTTTCATTGTGGAGTCTGTCTGTGTGGCATGGTTTTCCCTGGAGTTCCTGCTAAGATTCATCCAGGCAAAGAGCAAGTTTGCATTTTTGCGCAGACCGTTAACCCTGATAGACATAATAGCCATTCTGCCCTACTACATCACTTTGCTAGTAGACACCACTTCAGTGGGCTATAAAAAGCCCACCTCCGGGAGCATCTACCTGGACAAAGTAGGTCTGGTCCTCCGTATTCTCCGTGCCTTGAGGATTCTGTACGTCATGCGGCTGGCCAGGCactccctggggctgcagacGCTGGGGCTGACCGCCCGCAGGTGCACCCGGGAGTTcgggctcctgctgctcttcctctgcGTGGCCATCGCGCTGTTCGCACCACTCCTGTACGTCATTGAGAACGAGATGGCAGACTCGCAGGAGTTCACCAGCATCCCCGCGTGCTACTGGTGGGCTGTCATCACCATGACCACGGTAGGCTACGGAGATATGGTGCCCAGAAGCATTCCTGGCCAAGTGGTGGCACTGAGCAGCATACTGAGCGGCATCCTCCTCATGGCATTTCCAGTCACCTCCATCTTCCACACGTTTTCACGCTCCTACATCGAGCTAAAGCAAGAACAGGAAAGAATAATGTACAGGAGAGCACAgttcttattaaaaacaaagtctCAGATAAGCAATGCGTCACAAGGGAGTGATATTTTATTCCCCAGTATCTCTTCTGAGACTAGGGACAATGAATGA